The sequence below is a genomic window from Brooklawnia cerclae.
ACGGTGGTGGGTTCGCTGGCCGGTCAGGATCGTCAGGGCCACGATGATCAAAGGGGTCCATCCCAGACCGCCGAAGGAGCCGAGAACGATCGCGGTGACGGCGGTCAAGCCGATCGCCCACCACACCAAGGTCCGTGGCGACAGATTGCGCCACCGAGGGCCGAGCCTGTCGACCGGAGCCCTCCCGGTCGTCGAGGCGGGGGTGAGCGCCCAGCCCGCCAGGTACAGCACGACGCCGATACCGGACGACAGTGCGGCGACGACGAACAGCGTCCGGACAAGGAGTGGATCGACCCCGTAGTAGTCGGCCAGGGCAGCGCAGAACCCGGAGATCTTTCCTTTGCCGGGATCGCGTTCCAATGCCAGCATGGACTCCTCCCATCCCGGGCGGGGTACCTTGGTCCCAGGTCGCAGGGGCCACTGGTTTGCTGGCATGCATCCAGTCTGGACGCGAGAACCGTCTCAGAGTATGGGGTAGCACCCTGAAACCTCCCCAAAATCGCCTCCGACGGGTGGAGTTTCGCCGCCCGACGTGTGAGTCTTGAAGGGGAGACGCGCGTGAGAAGACGACCGGAGCAGCGATGACGAGCACACCACAGCCAGGCGGGCAGTGGCCGCATCCCCCCGTGCCCACGGCCCCGGCACGTCTACCCGCGTACTATCCGCCGGTCGCCCCACGCGGAACCCGGGGCAGGCAGGCGCCGCCTCGGCAGACCACCGGTGCTTACACCAGGCCGGGGCGTCCCACCGGTGCCCACGTCCCGCCCCGGCAGGCCGCGCCACCGCGGCCCCCCATGCCTCCACAGCCACGGCCCCCGCTCTACCGGGATCGCGACGAGGCGTGGCTGGGCGGTGTGGCCAGCGGCATGGCGCGTCACCTCGGCTGGCCGATCTGGCTCGTCCGGCTCTGCTTCGTCGCGCTCACGCTGACGAGCTACCTGTCGATCGTGATCTACGGTGCGCTGTGGCTGCTGATGGCGGCCGAGCCCACCCAGGAGGAGCCCCCTGGCCTGCGGGCCGCCAGTCACGACGACATGAGGCCTTCCCAGCCCAAGCAGGAGCGCCCGGCCTCGAACGCCGGTCGCGTCACCGCAGTGGTCATGGTGGGCTTCGGGGTCATCATGCTGGCTCAGACCATGGGCCTGGGAGTGACCAACGCGTTCTTCTGGCCGGCTCTGCTCGCGGGTATCGGCGTCGCCCTGTTCTGGCTTCAGGCCGACGAGTCCGACGACGCCGAAGGGGCAGCGGCGAAGAACGTGCCCGAATGGCTGGCCCCCTTCATCGGCAGTCACCGGCTCGCGGCGATGTTGCGGATCGTGCTCGGCATGGGCCTGCTGGGAACAGGCATGTCGATGGTGGCCGCGTCCCGCATCGGCGTGGAGCAGTTGCCCATCGTCGCCTGGGTGGTCGCGTTGACCGTGGCGGGCAGCGTCGTCGTCGCCGCCCCCTGGATGCTGCGCTACCGCCGCAAGCTCGACCGCGCCCGCGAGGAGAAACTCATCGCCGACACACGTGCCGACATGGCCGCGCATCTGCACGACTCGGTGCTGCAGACTCTCGCGCTCATCCAGCGGCAGGCCGACGACCCCAAGCAGGTCGCGAGTCTCGCACGCCGCCAGGAGCGGGAACTGCGAACGTGGCTGTATGCGGACGTGACCGGCCCCGTCACACTCAAGGCGGCACTCGTCCAGGCCGGGGGAGAGGTGGAGGACGAGCGGGGCGTCCCCGTCGAGGTGGTCTGCGTCGGAGACATCGATCTGACCGATGACCTCCGGGCGATGGTGAAAGCCGCGCGCGAGGCGATGATGAACGCCGCCAAGCACTCGCAGGCCGACGCGATCGACGTCTATGCGGAGGTGGAGGAGGCCGACGGCGACAAGCACGTAGTCCAGGTCTTCGTCCGGGATCGTGGCCGCGGCTTCGACCTCGACGCCATCGCGGATGACAGGATGGGCGTACGCGGGTCGATCATCGGTCGCATGGAGCGCCATGGGGGCACCGCGCGAGTGCGGTCGGCGCCCGGAGAGGGCACCGAGATCCGATTGGAGATGAAGGCATGAGCAACGACGCCGGGACAGTGACCACCCCGGGGCCCTGGCGGATCGTCCTCGTGGACGATCACGGCATCTTCCGCGCCGGCGTCCGCCACGAGCTCGGGCGATACGCCGACCAGGTCGAGGTCGTCGGTGAGGGTGAGGACGTGGACAGCTCCGTGAAGGCCATCGTCGCCACCCTGCCCGATGTGGTGCTGCTGGATGTGCACCTGCCCGGTGGTGGGGGAGCCGAGGTCGTCAAGCAGGTGCATGCGCGTCATCCCGAGATCAAGTTCCTCGCCCTGTCGGTCAGCGACGCCGCCGAGGACGTGATCGGCGTCATCCGCGCCGGTGCACGCGGATATGTCACCAAGTCCATCGCGACCCCGGAACTGATCGAGGCGATCGGACGGGTGGCCACCAACGACGCGGTCTTCTCGCCGCGGCTCGCGGGCTTCGTCCTGGACGCCTTCTCGGGATCGATCGACGTCGCGTCCATCGACGAGGATCTCGACCGTCTCAGCCAGCGTGAGCGTGAAGTGCTCAAGTTGATCGCTCGCGGCTACTCCTACAAGGAGATCGCCCGCGAGCTGTTCATCTCCATCAAGACGGTCGAGACCCACGTGTCCAGCGTCCTGCGCAAGCTGCAGCTGTCGAACCGCTACCAGCTCACCAAGTGGGCGACGGACCGCAAGCTCGTGTGACTCAGCTGCGCTTGGTCAGCTTGTTGTAGAGGAAGGTGACCAGGAAGCCCCCGAGGATCGCGATGACCCAGGTGACGGGGTTCCAGAAGCCCCGGAGAGAGACGCCGAGCAGCGCACCCGAGATCCAGCCACCGACGACGGCACCGAGTACCCCCAGCAGGATGGTGATCGGCCAGCCGCCACCGCCTCCGACGACCGCCTTGGCGATCGACCCCGCGATGAAACCCAGAATGATCCATGAGATGAACATCATGGTCATGACGCTAGCCGCCGAGGGTGTCCGGTAGAAGCTTTCCGCGCATGACCGCGTATCGTGGAACGGCCATGTCCGAGCATCCCGATCTCTTCCCGGCCCTCGAGTCGTCCGCACCCCGTCGTCACACCGATCCTGCCGATCTGCTGGCAGACCTCAACGAGCCGCAGCGCGAGGCTGTCGTGCACGCCGGGAGCCCGGTGCTCGTGGTCGCCGGTGCGGGCTCCGGCAAGACCCGCGTCCTCACGCGGCGTATCGCCTATCTGGTGGGGCAGCGCCGGGTGCACCCGGGATCGATCCTGGCCATCACGTTCACGAACAAGGCCGCCGCCGAGATGCGCGGACGCGTCGTCGACCTGGTGGGCAACCGGGCTCGTGTCATGTGGGTGTCGACGTTCCACTCGGCCTGCGTGCGCATCCTGCGTGCCGAGATCGACGCGATGGGCTACAAGAAGAACTTCTCCATCTACGACGACACCGACTCGAAGCGTCTCATGACGCTGGTGACCCGTGATCTGTCACTGGACCCGAAGAAGTTTCCGGTGCGGACCATCATGAACTGGGTCAGCAACTGCAAGAACGAACTCGTCACCGCCGAGCAGGCTGGCACGACGGCAAACGGCGCCGAGGAAGTGTTCGCCGAAGCCTATGCGGAATACGACAAGCGGCTGCGGGCCGCCAACGCGCTCGACTTCGATGATCTGATCATGACCACGGTGCAGCTGTTCCAGCAGCATCCCGAGGTGCGCGAGGCCTACCGGCGCAGGTTCCGCCAGGTGCTCGTGGACGAGTACCAGGA
It includes:
- a CDS encoding GlsB/YeaQ/YmgE family stress response membrane protein encodes the protein MMFISWIILGFIAGSIAKAVVGGGGGWPITILLGVLGAVVGGWISGALLGVSLRGFWNPVTWVIAILGGFLVTFLYNKLTKRS
- a CDS encoding ATP-binding protein; the encoded protein is MPPQPRPPLYRDRDEAWLGGVASGMARHLGWPIWLVRLCFVALTLTSYLSIVIYGALWLLMAAEPTQEEPPGLRAASHDDMRPSQPKQERPASNAGRVTAVVMVGFGVIMLAQTMGLGVTNAFFWPALLAGIGVALFWLQADESDDAEGAAAKNVPEWLAPFIGSHRLAAMLRIVLGMGLLGTGMSMVAASRIGVEQLPIVAWVVALTVAGSVVVAAPWMLRYRRKLDRAREEKLIADTRADMAAHLHDSVLQTLALIQRQADDPKQVASLARRQERELRTWLYADVTGPVTLKAALVQAGGEVEDERGVPVEVVCVGDIDLTDDLRAMVKAAREAMMNAAKHSQADAIDVYAEVEEADGDKHVVQVFVRDRGRGFDLDAIADDRMGVRGSIIGRMERHGGTARVRSAPGEGTEIRLEMKA
- a CDS encoding LuxR C-terminal-related transcriptional regulator — its product is MSNDAGTVTTPGPWRIVLVDDHGIFRAGVRHELGRYADQVEVVGEGEDVDSSVKAIVATLPDVVLLDVHLPGGGGAEVVKQVHARHPEIKFLALSVSDAAEDVIGVIRAGARGYVTKSIATPELIEAIGRVATNDAVFSPRLAGFVLDAFSGSIDVASIDEDLDRLSQREREVLKLIARGYSYKEIARELFISIKTVETHVSSVLRKLQLSNRYQLTKWATDRKLV